The following coding sequences lie in one Cydia fagiglandana chromosome 27, ilCydFagi1.1, whole genome shotgun sequence genomic window:
- the LOC134677809 gene encoding GTPase-activating protein CdGAPr-like yields MTQPPPIVGRVSVLSPGPRESTWWRGKRGFRVGFFPHHCVAVIGDKVPRHMTQPPPVVGRVSVLSPGPRESTWWRGKRGFRVGFFPHHCVAVIGDKVPRHMTQPPPIVGRVSVLSPGPRESTWWRGKRGFRVGFFPHHCVAVIGDKVPRHMTQPPPIVGRVSVLSPGPQESTWWRGKREFRVGLFPHHCVAVIGDKVPRHMTQPPPVVGSVAVAPIKPVLRKHGKLISLFRSFILSRPSRRRLKQQGILRERVFGCDLGEHLLNFEHDVPLVLVECAKAIEARGAVDGIYRLSGGSGLTQRLRAAFDSGEAPDLPQDPHATASLLKMYFRELPNPLCTYQLYESFVSAVQTEESKRLKAVRDVVVKLPPPHYRTLAYLMRHLRRVSLLGDVTGMTARNMAIVWAPNLLRSPRPQHALQHVSVQVSLVMYHART; encoded by the exons ATGACGCAGCCTCCGCCTATAGTCGG TCGGGTGAGTGTCCTGTCTCCGGGTCCTCGAGAGTCAACATGGTGGCGCGGCAAGCGCGGGTTCCGGGTCGGATTCTTCCCGCACCACTGCGTGGCCGTGATCGGGGATAAAGTCCCCCGGCACATGACGCAGCCTCCGCCTGTAGTCGG TCGGGTGAGTGTCCTGTCTCCGGGTCCTCGAGAGTCAACATGGTGGCGCGGCAAGCGCGGGTTCCGGGTCGGATTCTTCCCGCACCACTGCGTGGCCGTGATCGGGGATAAAGTCCCCCGGCACATGACGCAGCCTCCGCCTATAGTCGG TCGGGTGAGTGTCCTGTCTCCGGGTCCTCGAGAGTCAACATGGTGGCGCGGCAAGCGCGGGTTCCGGGTCGGATTCTTCCCGCACCACTGCGTGGCCGTGATCGGGGATAAAGTCCCCCGGCACATGACGCAGCCTCCGCCTATAGTCGG TCGGGTGAGTGTCCTGTCTCCGGGTCCTCAAGAGTCAACATGGTGGCGCGGCAAGCGCGAGTTCCGGGTCGGACTCTTCCCGCACCACTGCGTGGCCGTGATCGGGGATAAAGTCCCCAGGCACATGACGCAGCCTCCGCCTGTAGTCGG GTCCGTAGCAGTGGCACCAATAAAGCCGGTACTTCGGAAACACGGAAAATTGATTTCCCTGTTCAGAAGTTTTATACTGTCCCGCCCTTCGAGACGGCGGCTCAAGCAGCAGGGCATCCTGAGGGAGCGAGTGTTCGGCTGTGACCTTGGGGAGCATCTACTCAACTTCGAACATGATg TGCCCCTAGTCCTGGTGGAGTGCGCTAAGGCCATCGAAGCCCGGGGCGCCGTGGACGGCATCTACCGGCTGTCGGGGGGCTCGGGCCTCACGCAGCGCCTGCGCGCCGCCTTCGACAGCGGCGAGGCCCCCGACCTGCCGCAGGACCCGCACGCCACGGCCTCGCTACTCAAGATGTACTTCAG agaACTGCCAAACCCGCTCTGCACGTACCAGCTATATGAAAGCTTCGTGTCAGCTGTCCAGACAGAGGAATCCAAACGGCTGAAAGCGGTCAGAGATGTCGTGGTCAAGCTACCACCACCACATTACAG AACGCTAGCGTACCTAATGCGTCATCTCCGCCGCGTGTCGCTACTAGGAGACGTGACGGGCATGACGGCACGCAACATGGCCATCGTGTGGGCGCCCAACTTGCTCCGCTCTCCCCGCCCGCAGCACGCGCTACAACACGTCTCTGTGCAGGTGAGCCTTGTGATGTACCACGCTAGAACCTGA